DNA sequence from the Candidatus Kaistella beijingensis genome:
AATTGATAATTCCACCGGGAGCAACGTTTCCGTAAAGCATTGCATTTGCGCCTTTCAGTACTTCTACTCTTTCCAGAGAAGAAACTTCAGGGAAAATTCCGCTGTTTACCCTCGCTCCGTTTTTAAAAATATTTTCGTTTCCGAAAGTGAAACCACGTCCACCAAAACTGTCTTGTGAACCGCCTCTTGAAGAAGTTATATAAATTCCGTTTACATTTTTAATAACATCGCTCAACTGTTTAGACTGTTGTTGTTCTATAATTTCGTGAGCAACAATAGAAATTGGTTGTGGATTTTCGATAGAGGAAATCATAGATTTTGAAGAAGAGATTCTCGCCTGATTTGGATTTCCCGTTTTATGCATCTGAATATCTTCGATATCCTGAACTCGTAAAGTGTCGTTTTCCGCTTTGTAAATCATTTGCGCATTTGCAGAAACTGCCATTACAAGCATTCCAAGCGTAAAAATTGGCTTCTTCATTTTCGATTTCTTATTTAGAATGAATTAAAATAACGCTGCAAATGTAGAAAAGGAATTTTTTCTGACAAAATTTATTTTGAATTATTCTAAATAAAAATTAAAACGAATGTTTAATTCTTTGGAAATGAGGAGATTTTAGAAAAACTGACTTTTATCATTATTTAGTTTTCACCGCAAAGAAGCCCGCAATAATAAATAAAACACTGATTAAAATGTAGGAAATTCCGTTCGGAGCAGTTGCCGTTCCTATCAAAACAATCGCAACTCCGAGAATCGCAATTGCGACCATTGCGGTTTTTAGAAATTTATTTCCTTTAAAAATATTCTTCTTTAAAAGTCCGATTAAACCAACGAAAAGCGCTCCATTCACCATATAAATAAAAGCAATCGGAATGGCTGAAACATCATATCCTATATCAGTAAAGTAAGGATTCGTGTTGGTGAAATAATAAATTAGCAGGTAAAATAAAATCACAACATAAGCAAAAATCGCACTATTAATGGGCATTTTTGTCTTCTCGTCAACTTTTCCCAAATTGAAAAACTTCTTGGAATTATCGAGATTATAAAACTGAAATGGAACACGAATAGTCGCTAAAAGAAGTCCGTTGGAAGTTCCCAAAACTGAAATGATGATGAACAATTGCATGAAAATCGCGCCCGAATTCGAAGCCATTTTTCTAGAAAATTCTGTGATATAAGTGTCTTTCAATTTCAAAACCTCATCACTTCCCATTCCCAAAACAATTCCGCAATAGTATAAAACGTAAACCACTAAAACCGTAATCGTTCCAATAACCAAAGCTTTTGGAAGGTTTTTGGTAGAATTTTTTACCTCGCCAGAAATTTGCGTCGCAATGTACCATCCGTCAAAAGCAAACGCAATCGGGACAAAACTCGCCGCAACCAATTGCCAGAAACTTTGGCTTTCTTTGAGATGATTAACTGCGTAAGAAAATGTTCTTTGTTCTTCTACATTTCCTTTCAGCAAAAGAATTATTCCTAAAGATGAAATTAAAATCAATGGAATCAGTTTTAAAGTTGCCGTCATTTGCTGAAAAATTCCACTTGATTTCGGACGGTATATATTTAAAGCCAAAAAAATCAACGAGTTGACCAATCCAATCAAAGTGAAATGCAAAAATGTCGGCTTAAAATTGACAAATTCCGCAATTAAATGCGCAATGTAAATCCCCGAAACCGTAAACAAAACCGCTGTGAGCAAAGGATAAAACAAACTCAAATATATCCAGCCCACAAACGCCGCTGCTTTTTTCCCGAAACGGTATTCCACGTAACTTATTATTCCGCCGTCTTTTGGCAATACTTCCGCATAATTTGCCATCGAAACCGCTGCAAAAACTACGCTGATTCCTACAATTAAAAATCCCAAAAGTCCAGCAAAATTATTTCCCTGCGTTGCAGAAAGTACGTCATCGACTTTGAAGAAAATTCCGGAACCGATGACTTGTCCGATGACCATTGCGATGGCGGTGAAAAGTCCGTATTTGGCTTCAAGTTTTTGTTCTGTCATATTTAATGAGCAATGTGTAGTTAGTAAGGAGCAATTTAAAGTATAAAATCTGAAATCTAATCTTGCAGTTCCAGCCAACGCATTTCCATCTCTTCCAATTTTTCGGAAATGGTTTCTAAATCTTTGGACAATACAGAAATCTTTTCGTAATCGGCTTCGTTGTTGAGCTTTTCAAGAATATCGTTTCTTTTCCTTTCTAATTCGGGCATTTCTTTTTCGATGGATTCGAGTTCGCGTTGTTCTTTGAAGGATAATTTTCTGGCTGGAAGCTGGGAGCTGGATGCTGGAAGTTTAGCTTCCGCTTCCTTAAAATTCTCGATTTTTTGATTGAGATGATCTGACTTCCATCTTCCCTCTTCCATCTTTCGGCTTTCTCTGTACTCTGAAAAATTCCCGACAAAATCTTTGATTTTTCCGTCGCCTTCAAACGCCAAAACGTGATCTACAATTCGATCCATGAAATATCGGTCGTGCGAAACGATGATCAAACAACCTTGAAAATTTTGCAGGAAATTCTCTAAAACAGTCAAAGTCGGCAAATCCAAATCGTTTGTCGGTTCATCGAAAATCAAAAAATTTGGATTTTGATACAACACATACATCAAATGCAATCGACGTTTTTCACCACCCGAAAGTTTGGAAATCGGTGAATATTGCGTTTGGTCATCAAACAAAAACAACCTCAAAAACTGCGATGCAGAAATGGTTCTTCCATTCGCCAAAGGAAAATTCTCGCCAATTTCTTTGATAAAATCAATGACTCTTTCGTTTTCATTGTAATTTAGACCCTTTTGAGAAAAATACCCAAATTTTATGGTTTCACCTGTTTCAATTTCGCCTTTGTCATAAGGTTCCAAACCCTGAATAATATTAAGCAAAGTTGATTTTCCTGCTCCATTTTTCCCGACGATTCCTACTTTTTCTCCACGTTGAAATTGGTAGGAAAAATCTTTCAGCAAAACTTTTTCACCAAATTTTTTATCGATATTCTTCAGTTCAAGAATCTTTTTCCCCAAACGTTTCATTTCGAAATCGAGTTCCAAACCTTGTTTTCTTGTATCGGTTTTTGCTGTTTTTTCGGTTTCGTAAAACGCGTCGATTCTTGATTTTGATTTGGTGGTTCTCGCTTTTGGTTGTCGCCGCATCCATTCCAATTCTTTTCGGTAAAGATTGTTGGCTTTGTCGATGGTCGAGTTCAAGTTATCTTCACGAATCATTTTATTTTCGAGGTAAGTCGCGTAACTTCCGTTGTGAACATAAAGATTAAAGTCTTCCATTTCCCAAATCGTGTCGCAAACCGCATCCAAAAAATATCTATCGTGTGTCACGAGAAGCAAGGTAACCATTGCTTTCGACAAATAATTTTCAAGCCATTCCACCATATCCACATCGAGATGGTTCGTAGGTTCGTCCATGATTAAAAGCGTGTGACGATGTTCTGCACGGGTTTCCAAAAGGAGTTTCGCCAAAGCAACGCGTTTGATTTGTCCACCTGAAAGCGTTTTCATTTTTGCTTCCAAATCGGTGATTTTCAGTTGCGAAAGAATCTGCTTCATCTCATTTTCCAAATCCCATGCTTTGTGGATTTCCATTTCGGTCAGCGCTTTTTCCATATCGTTTGGATTTTCGGTATGAAGCGCATGATGGTAATTTTTTAAGGCCAGAATCGGCGCAGAATCGAGTGTCATCATGAATTCCTCCACATTCAATTCGCCTTCAAAATCAATTTCCTGGTCAAATAAAACGACTTGAATGTCTTTATTAATGGAAACCGTTCCCGAATCTGCGATTTCTTTTCCCATCAAAATCTTTAATAAAGTCGATTTTCCGGTACCATTTTTGGCGACAATCGCAATTTTATCGCCTTCGTTGATGTGGAAGGTGATGTCTTTAAAAAGAGTTTTAACTCCGTAAGATTTGGAAAGATTTTCTGCGGAAACGTAATTCATTCTTTTGTTGGATGATGGATGTTTGGTGTTGGGTGTTTAGCGTTTGCGAAAATACGGAAATCATTTTTGAATCGTGGAATGATTCGAATGATTTAATCCAAAGTCATCCTTTTCAGACTCCACAAACTGCCGTTGTAAATATCCACATCCACTTTGGTATTGATTCCGTAAACGATACCGTTTTCGGTGAACTGCCAAAAATCCCAATCGTCGTTTGGTGAAGGTTGCGAAACATCGTTGTAATTGGCGAGCCAAAGCGGATAATCATCAAAATGACCTTTCAAAAAGTCTTTGTAATAATGATAATAGGTGTAGATAATCGGTTTTTCGCCGTAAGTTTCCTCCACAATTCTGCACCAAATTTTTAAATCTTCGATCAACTTTTCATTCGATTTACGGCGTGGAATTTTTTCGATGTCTAAAATCGGCGGCAAATCTCCACTTTCCAATTTTACGTTGGCCAAGAAATTATTAGCCTGCATTACAGGATCTTCATCGGCTCGGTAAAAATGATAGGCACCACGAATAAGGTTGTGTTTTTTTGCCAATTTCCAAAACTCGTCGAAATGTTTGTCGGTAGATTTATTGCCCATCGTTCCACGTAATACCACAAATTTTATGGGGATTGAACGGTTTCCAATGCTTAAGCTATCCCATTCAATATCTTCCCTCCTTTGGTAATGCGACATATCGATTCCGAAAGTTTTGTCGGCATAATCTCCAATAATTCGGTTGATTCTCTTTTCTTCAAATTCAGAGTTGGAAAGTTTTTTATGCTCAAACTTGTTGAAATACATCGCATAATAAAACTGAATTTTTTCTTTCAAGTAAAAACCCGTTCCAAGTAAAGCCACCGCCAAAATGAGCAACAGAATTTCCCGACGCAAAAGCCAATGTTTCTTGCGGTTTTTGTGGATTTTTCGGGTGGTTTTTCTTTTTACGGTGCGTTTTGCCATGGGTTTGCAAAAATAGAATTTTACTTTCTATTTTTAAACTTAAAATATAATCCGCCAAACCGCTATTTATTTTTAAGTTTTGGCGGATTATGATTTTTTGGGAAAGAAAAATCTGCAAAACTTTTGCAGATTTTTAATATTGAATTCTGAATTTTAAATCTCGAATTTTCTACGCACCATACGGAATCCAAATATTCTTAATTTCTGTGGCGTGTCTTAAAAATTCCTGACCTTCACCATGGGAAACATCGAGCCAATTTCTGTATTTTCCGAAATTTACCCAAGAACGTTTCATGGAATCGGTGGAAAGCGATTCGATATCCCTGCTTCCTTCTTTCGTTCCGAAATACCAAATTCCATCGATGTTGTAATGTTTTGCCAATTCTTTTGCGAGTTCCTCTTTGTGTCCGGTCACGATATTTACCGTTCCGGCAGGAACATCGGAAGTCTCTAAAATCTGGTAGAAATCGGTCGCTGAAAACGGATGTTTTTCGGAAGGAACCACCACCACGTTATTTCCCATGGAAATTGCAGGAATCACCGTCGAAATAAAGCCCAAAAGCGGATTTTCGTCGGGACAGATAATCGCCATCACGCCCACTGGTTCAGGCATTGCCAAAGTCACCATTCTTTGAACTGTAGAATGAGCGGCGCCATCGTATTTGTCAGCAAACGCGGCATAAGTGTAAATTCTTTCGATAGATTTTTCTACCTCCTCTTTTGCGGATTCTAAACTTTGGTTGGTCATTTCCACAATTCTTTCTGCAAATTCTTCGGCACGAATTGATAAATTTTCTGCGATATAATAAAGAACTTGCGCTCTTCCGTGACCGGTCATTCCGCTCCACGATTTGTCGGCGTGCGCTGCTTCTACGGCGTTTCGGAGATCTTTCCTATTTCCTTCGGAAACTTCGCCGATGTATTCACCGAACGCATTTTTGATTTCCATGCTGTAACCTCCATCGGGACGCACCTGTTTTCCGCCGATGTACATTTTCGTGGTTCGGTCGATATTGGCAAGTATTGATTTTTGGTGGACAAGTCCCGACTTTTCCTTACTTTGCTTTTCAACTTTCGGAAGAATCGGTTTTGAAGCGAACTCGTCTTCAATTCTCGGTTTCATGTATTCGTAAAGTCCTTCTTTTCCGCCTTCTCTACCGAAACCTGATTCTCTGTACCCACCGAAACCCGCATTCGCATCAAACTGATTCGTACAGTTAATCCAAACTGCGCCTGCTTTGATTTTCGGAGCGACATCTAAAGCGAGGTTGATGTTTTCCGTCCAAATACTTGCAGCCAAACCGTATCTCGTGTTGTTCGCCAAAGCAACCGCCTCATTGTGCGAACGGAAAGTCATCGCCACCAAAACTGGCCCGAAAATTTCTTCCTGCGCAATCACGGAACTTGTCGGAACGTCGGTGAACAAAGTCGGTGGGAAAAACCAACCATTTTTTGGTACTCCGTTTTTTGGTTGATAGATTTTGCAACCTTCTTCAACGCCAAGTTTTACCAATTCCTCGATGGTTTTCAACTGAACTTTATCCACGATTGCGCCCATATCGACTGCCTTATCCAAAGGATCGCCGATTCGGAGCGTTTCCATTCTTTTCTTTAATTTTTTGTAGAATTTTTCGGCAATACTTTCCTGAACTAAAAGTCGGGAACCTGCACAGCAAACCTGACCTTGATTGAACCAAATCGCATCAACAATTCCTTCCACCGCAGAATCCAAATCCGCATCTTCAAAAACGATGAATGGTGATTTTCCGCCCAATTCAAGGGAAATCTTCTTTCCGCTTCCCGCAATTTCTGTTCTTAATATTTTCCCCACTTTCGTGGAACCAGTGAATGCTACTTTTTGAATGTCTTTATGATTTACCAAAGCGGTTCCTGCAACGGTTCCTTTTCCTGTAACTACATTTACCACACCTTTTGGAAGTCCAATTTTTTCACAGATTTCTCCAAAAAGAAGTGCGGTTAAAGAAGTGTATTCCGCAGGTTTTAAAACGATGGTGTTTCCCATTGCCAAAGCTGGAGCGACTTTCCAGGCCAACATCATTAATGGAAAATTCCACGGAATGATTTGTCCGATAACTCCAACTTCTTTGTAATCTTTGAATTCGGTATCCATCAATTTTGCCCAACCTGCGTGACTGTAAAAATGTCTCGCCACAATTGGAATGTCGATATCACGGGTTTCACGGATGGGTTTTCCGTTGTCCAAAGTTTCCAAAACTGCAAAAAGTCTAGAATTTTTTTGAATTTGTCTTGCCAAAGCGTACAAATATTTCGCTCTCTCGAAACCGCCGATTTTCACCCATTCCGGAAGTGCTTTGTTAGCCGCTTTTACTGCATTGTCCACATCTTTTTCGTCAGCTTCTGCAATTTTTGCCAAAAATTCTTTGTTGGAAGGATTGGTGGAGTCGATGTATTTCTTTGAATTTGGTTTTACCCATTCTCCGCCAATAAAAAGGTCGAAACTTCTCTTGTGATTTTCTAAAAATTCCACAGCGGGTGCTGCAGTTTCAGGAGCGGGACCGTAAACCATAGAGTCGTATATTTCTTTGATTTCCATCACGATATAATTGATAAATGATGATTGATAAATGATTTAGTAATAATGTAACAATTTGAAAATGTAGCAATTTGAAAATTTGAAAATAAAACCCTGCATCACACCCATTCACCAACTCACCCAAAAAAAATCTCAAACTCTCAAAACCTCAAACTCCTTTTATGCCATCGGATGACGGAAATTCGCACTGTATCTTCCAGTTACGTAATGTTCGAGTTGTCTTTCGATATCTCCTAAAAGTGAACTTGCACCGAAACGGAATAAGTCTGGATTTAACCATTCGTTTCCGAGTTCTTCTTTAATTAGGATTAAATAGTCGAGTGCCTGTTTTGCTTTTTGGATTCCACCTGCAGGTTTATAGCCGACCTTTACTCCTGTCAATTCGTAATATTCTCGGATGCAGCGAATCATGACTAAACTTACCGCCAAAGTGGCATTCACCGATTCTTTTCCGGTGGAAGTTTTGATGAAATCGGAACCCGCCATCATGGCGACCCAACTTGCTTTTGCCACTTTCGTGTACGTTGGAATTTCTCCTGTTGCGAGAATGGTTTTCATATGTGCATCTCCACAAGCTTGTCTGCAAAGTTTAATTTCTTCATACAGTTCTTTCCACTTTGATTCGAGAACCAAATCTCTGGAAATCACAATGTCGATTTCTTTTGCTCCTGCCGCGACAGATTTTTTAATTTCCGTAATTTTCTCTTCCAAAGAAATCTTTCCAGCTGGAAAACCAGTGGAAACCGCTGCAATTGGAATATTAGTTCCTTTTAAAGCTTCTTTTGCGTAGGGAATTAAGTTGTGATAAACGCAAACTGCTCCAGTTGTTAAATTTGCGTCCTGCATTCCAAGTTTTTGTAAAATATCCTCACGAACAGGATGTTTTGCTTTTTCGCAAAGACGGAGAACATTTCCGCGCGTGTCGTCGCCTGCAAGTGTCGTCAAATCAATCATAGAGATTGCTTTCAATAACCATGCTGCCTGGAATTCCTTTTTCACGCTTCTTCTACCTGTCAAAGTTCCAACGCGTCTTTCAATCGCACTTCGGTTGATGTTGATGGCGTCAAAATATTTGGTATTGAAAGGTAAACCTTCGTTTCTTTCTTCGGTATGATTTTGATTCACTTTTTTATGATTTTTTTCCAAAACTTTTTCCATAAACGAATAAATTTAATCAGAAAATTTCTATTAAAATTAAGGATTGTAAAATTAACCAATTCTTGGCAATTAAGGAATTGTTTTTAAGAATTATTAGTTTTAACATATAGTCCAAAAAAAAGAATAGACATCATCTTCTTCGACAATGTCTTTTCACTTTTACTTTTCAAAACAGCATTAAACTTTCAATTGTCTGTTGATGCTTTGTTCCAGTGAAATAAATGTTTCTGTTCTTGTTACGCCTTTTAGTTTTTGTAGTTTATTAAGAATTTCCATTAAATGGTCATTATCTCTACATAAAACTTTTAAAAATATGGTATAATTTCCCGTGGTGTAATGTGCTTCAACCACTTCATTCACATCCTTCAACGCTTTAATTGCATCATGATAATGACTGGGTTGATCTAAAAAAACACCGATGTAGGAAACTACTTTAAAACCAATTTTTCTTGGATTTAAAAAGGAAATTGAATTTTCGATAACTCCTGCAGATTCTAATTTTTTAATCCTTTGGTGAACCGCCGTTGTAGAAATCCCTACGTTTTTTGAAATGTGTGCCAATGAAGTTTTTGCATTATCCATCAACATATAAATGATTTCTTTATCTACGGAATCTAGATGATAACCCGTATTTGCTGCATTTTTCATTTTCTAATTTTTTACTTTTTTTTCTTTTTTCTTTAATTGTTGCGCTTGATAAATTCTGTCAATACCGGAAAATGGTCGCTGTATCCTCCCAAATATCGAGTTCCAGCATAAGTTCTGAATGGTCTTCCTGAAAATTTCCTATTCCAAGTACTCAATTTTTCGGAATTAAAAACTTTTGCATCTTTAAATGAAAATGGAAAATTTGAATCATAAAATTCATCAGATAAAATAATTTGGTCAAAAAGTAAGCCATCTTTAAAATGGAACGTTGAAAATATTCTGTTATTATATAAATCGACGTATGGATTTGTTAAGATTTTATTAAAATTTTCATCATAAAGCAAATTCTTTAAATTTTCATCATCAGGATTTTCATTAAAATCACCTAAAATAATGACCGCTTCATTTTCTGATTTTAGTTTCAAAACTTTTTCCTTGATGTCCTTTAAGATATAATCGCGTTTTGGTTTGTTAACGTCACGTTCTCTTTTGGAAGGGAGGTGAACCACAAAAAGGTTGATCATTTCGCCAGAATATTTCACTTTACAAAATAAGATATCTCTTGTTGTATCATAATTCGCTGGATCTTCATCATCAATCTCGAAAAAATAAGTGATGGGTTCGGAAGAAATGACTTCAATTTTAGATTTGTCATAAAGCAGTGCAACATCCACCCCTCTTTCATCCATGGAATCATAATGTATCACGCCATAATTTGAGTTGAACGGATCCATTTTTACCAATTCGTCCAAAGGTTTTTGGCCTTGAATTTCGGACAGACCAATCAACATCGGCAATGCATTTTCCGATTCTTTGATCAGTTGAAAAACATGTGAAATTTTGAAGAGTTTATTATTGTACCTTTTCTCGTCCCAATTTCTTAACCCAGAAACTGTTGGATCTAGTTTGTGAACAGGAGGTGGGTCTGGAAGAAAAAGGTTTTCTACGTTGTAGAAAGCAATCAGCTCTTTGGAATCGTTGTTTGTCATTAATGAGTTTTTGTCTCCTTCATTTTTTTGGATTGTAAATTTAATAAAAATAATTGGTTATGTTTAAATTTACTCCAACAAGTCTGGTCTTTTTTTTTGGGTAATTCTCACTGCTTCATCATGACGCCAATCTTCAATCTTTTTGAAATTACCACTCAACAAAACTTCGGGAACTTTCAAACCTTTGTATTCATCGGGTCTTGTGTAAATGGGTGGTGAAAGTAAATCATCCTGAAAACTGTCGGTCAAAGCCGATTGTTCATCATTTAAAACACCTGGTAAAAGTCTTATCACCGAATCTGCCAAAACACAGGCAGCCAATTCACCGCCGGTTAAAACATAGTCGCCTATGGAAATTTCTTTAGTAATATGTAAATCGCGAACTCTCTGATCGATTCCCTTATAATGACCGCAAAGAAAAATCAGATTATTTTTAATGGAAAGCGTATTAACAATTTTTTGGTTAAGCGTTTCTCCGTCGGGAGTTAGGTAAATTACCTCATCATAATCTCTTTGCGATTTCAGTTGAGAAATACAGTTGTCCAAAGGTTCAATCATCATCACCATTCCAGCTCCACCTCCGTAAGGTTCGTCGTCGATTTGGCGGTATTTTCCCAAACCAAAATCTCTTAACTGATGAAAGTGAATTTCCGCTAAACCTTTATCCATCGCTCTTTTCAGAATTGATGCTTTGAACGGACTTTCCATCAATTCGGGTAAAACGCTTATAATATCTATTCTCATTGTTCGGTTCGGTTCTTTTTAGTTGGGATGATAATCAATCTCAAGGAGGAATCTTTGTTGAAGTAACTCCACATCCAATTGAAGAAAATGGCAAGTTTGTTTCGTACACTTAAAATCAGCATCAAATGCAGAAACATCCAGAAATACCATGCAAAAGTTCCCTGAAATCTAAACTTCGGCAAATCGACAACCGCTTTGTGTTTTCCGATGGTTGCCATACTTCCTCTGTCTTCGTATTCATATTCCACCCAATCTTTTTCAGATTTTTTCAGAAGGTTTTTTGCTAAATTTTTTCCCTGATTGATGGCAACATTGGCAACTTGCGGATGACCTTGAGGATATTTCGGAGTTTCCATGTAAGAAATATCGCCTATTGCAAAAATATTTTTATAACCCAAAACTTTACTGAAACGGTCGGTTTTGTAGCGATTTCTCACCATTATTTCTGGATTCAAACCTGCGATGACATTTCCGGTAACTCCTGCTGCCCAAATCACGTTGTTGGATGGTATTTCCTTCCCACTTTTCATCATCACTTTGTCTCCGTCATAACCTGTAACGAATTCATCGCTCATAAAATGAACTCCCAATTCCTTCAGATATTTTTCAGACATTTTCTGCGATTCCGGACTCATCACGCTTAAAGGTTTTTCTGTAGAACTGATGAGAATGATTTTCAAATCATCAAAATTCATATGCGGATAATCGCGGGGAAGAATGTCCTTTTTCATCTCCGCAAAAGCTCCAGCCAATTCTACTCCGGTTGGCCCGCTTCCTACAATAACGATGTTCCAATTGCCGTCATCACTGCGTTTTCTTTCAATAATTAATTTCTCGAAAGTCAATAAAACATGGTTTCTAATGGCGATTGCTTCCTGTGTATTTTTCATCCCAAAGGTGAGAGTTTCCATTTTATCATTTCCGAAAAAATTGGTTTTACAACCTGTCGCAATTATTAATTTATCGTAACTGAATTCTGTTGCGTCGGTTGAAGTGATGATTTTATTTTCCTCGGGAAGAATTTTGAGAACTTCTGTCATTCGATACCGGATGTTCCTAGAATTCTGAAAAATTTTACGAAAAGGAAAGGAAATATTAGAAGGCTCGATCCTTCCACTTGCCACCTGATAAAACAACGGCTGAAACATGTGGTGATTTACCTTGTCGATGATTATAATTTTCTTGTTTTTGTTGTTGAGTTTCTTGGCAAGTTGAAGCCCTGCAAAACCGCCACCAATAATCACAATTTTCTCCCTTGTTTCCATAGGAACAAAAATACTGAAATTTTTATAGTTGATTTTGTTTAAAGCATGCGAAAAAAAAACCCTGAAAAATTTTCAGGGAATTGAGTTATTGTTTAACGATTTGGGTAACTTTTTGAGTATTGTCACTTAATGTATATTTCATCAAGTATTTTCCGGGTCTCAAGCGATCCAAACGGATTTCGCCCGAGTTCATATTTACAGCGTACTGAGCAACTTCCATCCCTAAAATAGAATAAAAAGTAACCGACTTTATTTTTAATGAAGCATCTTTTGACTTCACAATAATAAAATCTTTGGCTGGATTTGGGTACGCAACCATCACTCCGTCATCAGATTTTTGAGAAGTTGCCATCGGTTCTCTTTGAACAGATTGAGCGGAAACTTTTTCCGAAAAAACTGTTAAACTGCCGATAAATATTATAGAAAAGAATAATTTTTTCACCGATAATAACTTTTTATTTAGAAATATCCTTACAAAAGTAAGAATTTCAAATTAATATGCAATAGCTTTTTAATAAAACTATAATTAAATTTGCACAAGTTATCTCAAATACCATTCCAAAATGATTATCTATTCAAGAAACCGAAGACTACGCACCAATGCCTCTATTAGAAGTCTAGTTCAGGAAACCGTTTTAACCACCAACGATTTCGTAATGCCGATGTTTGTGATGGAGGGGAAAAATAATCAGGAAGCAATTCCATCGATGCCGGGAATTTACCGCAGAACTTTGGATCTTACGGTGAAAGAATGTCAGGAATTGTATTCACTTGGAGTAAAAGCGGTCAATCTGTACATGAAAGTTTCTGAAAATTTGAAAGACAACAAAGGAACTGAAGCGTGGAACAAAAACGGATTGATGCAAAACACGATTAAAGCTATTAAAGACGCAGTTCCGGAAATGGTTGTAATGCCCGATGTTGCACTCGATCCCTACTCGATTTACGGTCACGACGGAATAATCACCAACGGAAAAATTGACAACGACGCCACCAACGAAGCTTTGGTAAAAATGTCGGTTTCTCACGCAGAAGCAGGTGCAGATATCGTTGCACCAAGTGACATGATGGACGGAAGAGTTGCCGCGATTCGTACGGGATTGGAAGAAAGTGGTTTTACTGATGTTGGAATTTTGAGTTATGCCGCAAAATATGCGAGTTCATTTTACGGACCTTTCAGAAGTGCCTTGGATTCTGCGCCGAAAGAAAATGTAGAAATTCCGAAAGACAAAAAAACCTATCAAATGGATTTTCACAATTCCCGTGAAGCGATTGACGAAGTGTTGAAAGACGTTGCAGAAGGAGCCGATATCATCATGATTAAACCAGGAATGCCTTATTTGGACATCGTTTCCAAAGTTCGCGAAACCATCGATTTGCCGATTGCAGTTTATAATGTAAGTGGTGAATACGCCATGTTAAAAGCCGCAGCAAAAAACGGATGGCTCGATAACGACAAAGCAATTATTGAAAGCTTGACTTGCATTAAAAGAGCAGGTGCGGATATGATTTTCACGTATGCGGCGAAAGAAGCAGCGATTCTTTTAAACCACTAATATTTTATGAAATTTTTTCGT
Encoded proteins:
- a CDS encoding endonuclease/exonuclease/phosphatase family protein, producing the protein MTNNDSKELIAFYNVENLFLPDPPPVHKLDPTVSGLRNWDEKRYNNKLFKISHVFQLIKESENALPMLIGLSEIQGQKPLDELVKMDPFNSNYGVIHYDSMDERGVDVALLYDKSKIEVISSEPITYFFEIDDEDPANYDTTRDILFCKVKYSGEMINLFVVHLPSKRERDVNKPKRDYILKDIKEKVLKLKSENEAVIILGDFNENPDDENLKNLLYDENFNKILTNPYVDLYNNRIFSTFHFKDGLLFDQIILSDEFYDSNFPFSFKDAKVFNSEKLSTWNRKFSGRPFRTYAGTRYLGGYSDHFPVLTEFIKRNN
- a CDS encoding aldehyde dehydrogenase family protein yields the protein MEIKEIYDSMVYGPAPETAAPAVEFLENHKRSFDLFIGGEWVKPNSKKYIDSTNPSNKEFLAKIAEADEKDVDNAVKAANKALPEWVKIGGFERAKYLYALARQIQKNSRLFAVLETLDNGKPIRETRDIDIPIVARHFYSHAGWAKLMDTEFKDYKEVGVIGQIIPWNFPLMMLAWKVAPALAMGNTIVLKPAEYTSLTALLFGEICEKIGLPKGVVNVVTGKGTVAGTALVNHKDIQKVAFTGSTKVGKILRTEIAGSGKKISLELGGKSPFIVFEDADLDSAVEGIVDAIWFNQGQVCCAGSRLLVQESIAEKFYKKLKKRMETLRIGDPLDKAVDMGAIVDKVQLKTIEELVKLGVEEGCKIYQPKNGVPKNGWFFPPTLFTDVPTSSVIAQEEIFGPVLVAMTFRSHNEAVALANNTRYGLAASIWTENINLALDVAPKIKAGAVWINCTNQFDANAGFGGYRESGFGREGGKEGLYEYMKPRIEDEFASKPILPKVEKQSKEKSGLVHQKSILANIDRTTKMYIGGKQVRPDGGYSMEIKNAFGEYIGEVSEGNRKDLRNAVEAAHADKSWSGMTGHGRAQVLYYIAENLSIRAEEFAERIVEMTNQSLESAKEEVEKSIERIYTYAAFADKYDGAAHSTVQRMVTLAMPEPVGVMAIICPDENPLLGFISTVIPAISMGNNVVVVPSEKHPFSATDFYQILETSDVPAGTVNIVTGHKEELAKELAKHYNIDGIWYFGTKEGSRDIESLSTDSMKRSWVNFGKYRNWLDVSHGEGQEFLRHATEIKNIWIPYGA
- the deoC gene encoding deoxyribose-phosphate aldolase, with the translated sequence MEKVLEKNHKKVNQNHTEERNEGLPFNTKYFDAININRSAIERRVGTLTGRRSVKKEFQAAWLLKAISMIDLTTLAGDDTRGNVLRLCEKAKHPVREDILQKLGMQDANLTTGAVCVYHNLIPYAKEALKGTNIPIAAVSTGFPAGKISLEEKITEIKKSVAAGAKEIDIVISRDLVLESKWKELYEEIKLCRQACGDAHMKTILATGEIPTYTKVAKASWVAMMAGSDFIKTSTGKESVNATLAVSLVMIRCIREYYELTGVKVGYKPAGGIQKAKQALDYLILIKEELGNEWLNPDLFRFGASSLLGDIERQLEHYVTGRYSANFRHPMA
- a CDS encoding Lrp/AsnC ligand binding domain-containing protein codes for the protein MKNAANTGYHLDSVDKEIIYMLMDNAKTSLAHISKNVGISTTAVHQRIKKLESAGVIENSISFLNPRKIGFKVVSYIGVFLDQPSHYHDAIKALKDVNEVVEAHYTTGNYTIFLKVLCRDNDHLMEILNKLQKLKGVTRTETFISLEQSINRQLKV
- the trmD gene encoding tRNA (guanosine(37)-N1)-methyltransferase TrmD, producing MRIDIISVLPELMESPFKASILKRAMDKGLAEIHFHQLRDFGLGKYRQIDDEPYGGGAGMVMMIEPLDNCISQLKSQRDYDEVIYLTPDGETLNQKIVNTLSIKNNLIFLCGHYKGIDQRVRDLHITKEISIGDYVLTGGELAACVLADSVIRLLPGVLNDEQSALTDSFQDDLLSPPIYTRPDEYKGLKVPEVLLSGNFKKIEDWRHDEAVRITQKKRPDLLE